A part of Streptantibioticus cattleyicolor NRRL 8057 = DSM 46488 genomic DNA contains:
- a CDS encoding fluorothreonine transaldolase, translating into MPSSVNRTSRTEPAGHHREFPLSLAAIDELVAEEEAEDARVLHLTANETVLSPRARAVLASPLTSRYLLEHLDMRGPSPARLGNLLLRGLDRIGTIEESATEVCRRLFGARYAEFRCLSGLHAMQTTFAALSRPGDTVMRVATKDGGHFLTELICRSFGRRSCTYVFDDTMTIDLERTREVVEKERPSLLFVDAMNYLFPFPIAELKAIAGDVPLVFDASHTLGLIAGGRFQDPLREGADLLQANTHKTFFGPQKGIILGNDRSLMEELGYTLSTGMVSSQHTASTVALLIALHEMWYDGREYAAQVIDNARRLAGALRDRGVPVVAEERGFTANHMFFVDTRPLGSGPAVIQRLVRAGVSANRAVAFNHLDTIRFGVQEITRRGYDHDDLDEAADLVAAVLLERQEPERIRPRVAELVGRRRTVRYTGDPASAAGPPARERYAPPTAPAGHPARPRWIGVRLTPLPEPVTEAECAGAQRLGRLAGAFPHQIDSSGNVSFTSTDGRLFVTGSGTYIKDLAPGDFVELTGAEGWTLHCRGDGPPSAEAYLHHLLRERVGARYVVHNHCIPGRALETSGALVIPPKEYGSVALAEAVADACQDSQVMYVRRHGLVFWAHSYDECLALIEDVRRITG; encoded by the coding sequence ATGCCGTCGTCCGTGAACCGCACCAGCCGCACCGAGCCCGCCGGCCACCACCGCGAGTTCCCCCTCTCCCTCGCCGCCATCGACGAACTCGTCGCCGAGGAGGAGGCCGAGGACGCCCGGGTGCTCCATCTGACCGCCAACGAAACCGTGCTCAGCCCCCGCGCGCGAGCCGTGCTCGCCTCCCCGCTCACCTCCCGCTACCTGCTGGAACACCTGGACATGCGCGGACCGTCACCGGCCCGGCTGGGCAACCTGCTGCTGCGCGGGCTGGACCGGATCGGCACCATCGAGGAGTCGGCCACCGAGGTGTGCCGCCGGCTCTTCGGCGCCCGGTACGCCGAGTTCCGCTGCCTGTCCGGACTGCACGCGATGCAGACCACGTTCGCCGCGCTCTCCCGCCCCGGGGACACCGTGATGCGGGTGGCCACCAAGGACGGCGGCCACTTCCTGACCGAGCTGATCTGCCGCTCGTTCGGCCGGCGCAGCTGCACCTACGTCTTCGACGACACCATGACCATCGACCTGGAGCGCACCCGGGAGGTGGTCGAGAAGGAGCGGCCGAGCCTGCTGTTCGTGGACGCGATGAACTACCTGTTCCCCTTCCCGATCGCCGAGTTGAAGGCGATCGCCGGGGACGTCCCGCTGGTCTTCGACGCCTCGCACACCCTCGGCCTCATCGCCGGCGGCCGGTTCCAGGACCCGCTGCGCGAGGGCGCCGACCTGCTCCAGGCCAACACCCACAAGACGTTCTTCGGCCCGCAGAAGGGCATCATCCTCGGCAACGACCGTTCCCTGATGGAGGAGTTGGGGTACACCCTGTCCACCGGGATGGTCAGCAGCCAGCACACCGCCTCCACGGTGGCGCTCCTGATCGCGCTGCACGAGATGTGGTACGACGGCCGGGAGTACGCGGCCCAGGTGATCGACAACGCCCGCCGCCTCGCCGGTGCGCTGCGCGACCGCGGGGTGCCGGTGGTGGCCGAGGAACGCGGGTTCACCGCCAACCACATGTTCTTCGTGGACACCCGGCCGCTCGGCAGCGGTCCGGCGGTCATCCAGCGCCTGGTCCGGGCCGGTGTCTCGGCCAACCGCGCGGTGGCCTTCAACCACCTGGACACCATCCGCTTCGGCGTGCAGGAGATCACCCGGCGCGGATACGACCACGACGACCTGGACGAGGCCGCCGACCTGGTCGCCGCCGTGCTGCTGGAACGTCAGGAGCCGGAGCGGATCCGGCCGCGCGTCGCCGAACTCGTCGGCAGGCGGCGCACGGTGCGGTACACCGGCGACCCGGCGTCCGCCGCCGGCCCCCCGGCGCGCGAGCGGTACGCGCCCCCCACCGCCCCGGCCGGCCACCCCGCGCGGCCCCGCTGGATCGGGGTACGGCTGACCCCGCTGCCCGAGCCGGTCACCGAGGCGGAGTGCGCCGGGGCACAACGGCTCGGCCGGCTGGCCGGAGCCTTCCCGCACCAGATCGACTCGTCCGGCAACGTCAGCTTCACCAGCACCGACGGACGCCTCTTCGTCACCGGCAGCGGCACCTACATCAAGGACCTCGCCCCCGGTGACTTCGTGGAACTCACCGGCGCCGAGGGGTGGACGCTGCACTGCCGCGGCGACGGCCCGCCGTCCGCCGAGGCGTACCTGCACCACCTGCTGCGCGAGCGGGTCGGCGCCCGCTACGTGGTGCACAACCACTGCATCCCCGGCCGGGCGCTGGAGACCTCCGGCGCCCTGGTGATCCCGCCCAAGGAGTACGGCAGCGTCGCGCTGGCCGAGGCGGTCGCCGACGCCTGCCAGGACAGCCAGGTGATGTACGTGCGCCGGCACGGCCTGGTGTTCTGGGCGCACTCCTACGACGAGTGCCTCGCCCTCATCGAGGACGTCCGCCGGATCACCGGCTGA
- a CDS encoding nuclear transport factor 2 family protein encodes MPATGPCGFPARYEGREAVRAGYRAVRGASAVRVSEVAEVAVYDTGDPEVVVGEHVVVAALPSRPAALTLPGLLVLRVRDGLVVHCRDYMDGLGLVGARGGDAVSR; translated from the coding sequence GTGCCAGCCACCGGGCCATGCGGCTTCCCCGCGCGGTACGAGGGGCGGGAGGCGGTGCGCGCCGGGTACCGCGCGGTGCGGGGCGCCAGTGCGGTGCGGGTGTCGGAGGTCGCGGAGGTGGCGGTGTACGACACCGGCGACCCGGAGGTGGTCGTCGGGGAGCACGTGGTGGTGGCCGCGCTGCCGTCCCGGCCCGCCGCGCTCACCCTGCCGGGTCTGCTGGTGCTGCGGGTCCGGGACGGACTGGTCGTCCACTGCCGTGACTACATGGACGGTCTCGGCCTGGTCGGGGCGCGCGGCGGGGACGCGGTCAGCCGGTGA
- a CDS encoding Fur family transcriptional regulator, with protein MTGAHPTDAIAERLRGAGLRATRPRLAVAGALRAMGGHHTADEVHAHLAEHGTELPRTSVYNALVALAGSGIALRADVGPGAAVYEFADTWHHHFVCLRCGQVTDVTCLVGAKPCLTAGQEVGRVDEAQVIFRGVCRDCLAAHGPAGGRTPPSAPAGAPPHEHEEH; from the coding sequence ATGACCGGCGCGCACCCCACCGACGCCATCGCCGAGCGCCTGCGCGGGGCCGGCCTGCGGGCCACCCGGCCGCGGCTTGCGGTGGCCGGCGCGCTGCGCGCGATGGGCGGCCACCACACCGCCGACGAGGTCCACGCACACCTGGCCGAGCACGGCACCGAACTGCCGAGGACCAGCGTCTACAACGCCCTGGTCGCCCTCGCCGGATCCGGCATCGCGCTCCGCGCCGACGTGGGCCCCGGGGCGGCGGTGTACGAGTTCGCCGACACCTGGCACCACCACTTCGTCTGCCTGCGGTGCGGACAGGTCACCGACGTCACCTGCCTGGTCGGCGCCAAGCCCTGCCTGACCGCCGGGCAGGAGGTGGGCCGGGTCGACGAGGCGCAGGTCATCTTCCGCGGCGTCTGCCGCGACTGCCTCGCCGCCCACGGCCCGGCCGGCGGCCGGACACCGCCATCAGCACCCGCGGGAGCACCACCTCATGAGCACGAAGAACACTGA
- a CDS encoding VIT1/CCC1 transporter family protein, with product MSTKNTDTATTGPRDRRAAARFRAALDSERRSAALYRGLADGATGERQRIFLELSAVEERHARHWADKLTALGEPVPRPGRTGVRTRALSWLARRFSADAVLPLVERAEHADAGLYQGDPDAAPGMAADERSHARVLTRLREQTPATPEQLGGRGIAQRERWHRGDRSGALRAAVFGVNDGLVSNTALVMGFAGSGAGATTILFAGVAGLLAGAFSMAAGEYVSMRSQREAYEREIALEADELRDDPEAEAEELALIYRAKGLPADEAERVAATIMKDQETALETMAREELGLDPEELGSPWSAALSSLIAFALGAVVVVVPYLFASGTAASVAAVALAAAALFTVGAVLGALNGRSPLRSGARQLLVGAGAAAAVFGIGHVVGTGAA from the coding sequence ATGAGCACGAAGAACACTGACACCGCCACCACCGGGCCCCGCGATCGGCGCGCCGCCGCCCGGTTCCGCGCCGCCCTCGACTCCGAGCGGCGCAGCGCCGCGCTGTACCGGGGGCTGGCCGACGGCGCCACCGGCGAACGGCAACGCATCTTCCTGGAACTCTCCGCCGTCGAGGAACGGCACGCGCGCCACTGGGCGGACAAGCTCACCGCCCTCGGCGAACCCGTCCCCCGCCCCGGCCGCACCGGGGTCCGCACCCGCGCCCTGTCCTGGCTGGCCCGCCGGTTCTCCGCGGACGCCGTCCTGCCGCTCGTCGAACGCGCCGAGCACGCCGACGCCGGCCTGTACCAGGGCGACCCGGACGCCGCCCCGGGGATGGCCGCCGACGAACGCTCGCACGCCCGCGTCCTGACCCGGCTGCGCGAGCAGACCCCGGCCACCCCGGAACAACTGGGCGGACGCGGCATCGCACAACGGGAGAGATGGCACCGCGGCGACCGCTCCGGAGCGCTGCGCGCCGCGGTCTTCGGCGTCAACGACGGCCTGGTCTCCAACACCGCGCTGGTGATGGGGTTCGCCGGATCCGGCGCCGGCGCCACCACCATCCTCTTCGCCGGCGTCGCCGGACTGCTCGCCGGCGCCTTCTCCATGGCGGCCGGTGAGTACGTCTCCATGCGCAGCCAGCGCGAGGCGTACGAGCGGGAGATCGCCCTGGAGGCCGACGAACTGCGCGACGACCCCGAGGCGGAGGCCGAGGAACTCGCCCTGATCTACCGCGCCAAGGGCCTCCCCGCCGACGAGGCGGAACGGGTCGCGGCCACCATCATGAAGGACCAGGAGACCGCGCTGGAGACCATGGCCCGCGAGGAACTCGGCCTCGACCCCGAGGAACTCGGCTCGCCGTGGTCGGCGGCGCTCTCCAGCCTGATCGCCTTCGCCCTCGGTGCCGTGGTGGTCGTCGTCCCCTACCTGTTCGCCTCCGGCACCGCCGCGTCCGTCGCCGCCGTGGCCCTGGCCGCCGCCGCGCTGTTCACCGTCGGCGCGGTGCTCGGCGCCCTCAACGGCCGCTCCCCGCTGCGCTCCGGGGCCCGGCAACTGCTCGTCGGCGCGGGTGCCGCCGCCGCGGTCTTCGGCATCGGGCACGTGGTCGGCACCGGGGCGGCGTGA
- a CDS encoding AAA family ATPase — MTATLELAVLVGLQAAGKSTFYRQRLAGRYALVSKDRYPRAARGKQRRQMREVTEALAAGTCVAVDNTNPTPDEWWPLLAAGHAHGAAVTAYWFPPDLTGSLRRNATRTGRGRVPDIGVRATAARLRRPSTADGFDAVREVRFDGHGGFEVRPATPQ; from the coding sequence ATGACGGCGACGCTGGAGCTGGCGGTCCTGGTGGGCCTCCAGGCGGCCGGCAAGTCGACGTTCTACCGGCAGCGACTGGCCGGACGGTACGCGCTGGTCAGCAAGGACCGGTACCCCCGGGCCGCGCGCGGCAAGCAGCGCCGGCAGATGCGCGAGGTGACCGAGGCGCTGGCCGCCGGAACCTGCGTGGCGGTCGACAACACCAACCCCACCCCGGACGAATGGTGGCCGCTGCTGGCCGCCGGACACGCCCACGGAGCCGCCGTCACGGCCTACTGGTTCCCGCCCGACCTCACCGGCTCCCTGCGGCGCAACGCCACCCGCACCGGGCGCGGACGCGTCCCCGACATCGGCGTCCGCGCCACCGCCGCCCGGCTGCGCCGACCGAGCACGGCCGACGGGTTCGACGCCGTGCGCGAGGTCCGGTTCGACGGGCACGGCGGGTTCGAGGTCCGCCCCGCCACACCGCAGTGA
- the thiI gene encoding tRNA uracil 4-sulfurtransferase ThiI, giving the protein MRRCVLLKHGEVVLKGRNRDRFEAQLRRNLRASLRGVGTPVRIETAGSVTVVSSPRAPEAPVTELVRRARDVMGFDVVQPAVAVAPSPEVVARAAVDLLRERTPVAGGFAVRARRRDKSFPLRSDELATLVGARVHDELGLPVDLTTPAVEVAVEVDRGAVHLSLDRLRGQGGLPVGCSGRAVVLLSGGYDSPVAAHRAMRRGLHCDFVHFTGAPYTGPASAYKAYALVRELGRYQPGPRLLIVPLGAAQRSLATAGAGRWQIVAQRRLMVRAAGELARGWGAAALVTGDSLGQVASQTLSNLAAVDEAAPLPVLRPLLGWDKKEIMAEAARIGTEVISQLPDEDCCRLFMPPRVATRSDAARLALLERRCDPDRTVRELLARGRMVYPGRDDTGRAAA; this is encoded by the coding sequence ATGCGCCGATGCGTTCTCCTCAAACACGGCGAGGTGGTCCTCAAGGGCCGCAACCGCGACCGGTTCGAGGCACAACTGCGGCGCAATCTGCGGGCGTCGCTGAGGGGTGTCGGCACCCCGGTACGGATCGAGACGGCGGGCAGCGTCACCGTGGTGTCGTCGCCGCGGGCGCCGGAGGCTCCGGTGACGGAGTTGGTGCGGCGGGCGAGGGACGTCATGGGGTTCGACGTGGTGCAGCCCGCGGTCGCGGTGGCGCCGTCGCCGGAGGTGGTGGCGCGGGCGGCGGTCGATCTGCTGCGGGAGCGGACCCCGGTGGCGGGTGGTTTCGCGGTACGGGCGCGGCGGCGCGACAAGTCGTTCCCGTTGCGGTCGGACGAGTTGGCCACCCTGGTCGGCGCCCGGGTCCACGACGAACTGGGGCTGCCGGTCGATCTGACCACCCCGGCCGTCGAGGTGGCGGTGGAGGTGGACCGGGGCGCGGTCCACCTGTCGCTGGACCGGTTGCGGGGCCAGGGCGGGCTGCCGGTGGGGTGCAGCGGGCGGGCCGTGGTGCTGCTCTCGGGTGGGTACGACTCGCCGGTGGCCGCTCACCGGGCGATGCGGCGCGGGCTCCACTGCGACTTCGTGCACTTCACCGGTGCCCCGTACACCGGCCCGGCCTCCGCGTACAAGGCGTACGCGCTCGTGCGGGAGCTGGGCCGTTACCAGCCGGGGCCGCGGCTGCTGATCGTGCCGCTGGGGGCGGCGCAGCGGTCGCTGGCCACGGCGGGGGCGGGGCGGTGGCAGATCGTGGCGCAGCGGCGGCTGATGGTCCGGGCCGCCGGCGAGCTGGCCCGTGGGTGGGGCGCGGCGGCCCTGGTCACCGGGGACAGCCTGGGTCAGGTGGCGAGCCAGACGCTCTCCAACCTCGCCGCGGTCGACGAGGCGGCCCCGCTTCCGGTGCTGCGTCCGCTGCTCGGCTGGGACAAGAAGGAGATCATGGCGGAGGCGGCCCGGATCGGCACCGAGGTGATCTCGCAGCTGCCGGACGAGGACTGCTGCCGGCTGTTCATGCCGCCGCGGGTCGCCACCAGGTCCGACGCCGCCCGGCTCGCCCTGCTGGAACGCCGTTGCGACCCCGACCGTACGGTGCGGGAGCTGCTGGCGCGCGGCCGGATGGTGTATCCGGGGCGGGACGATACCGGGCGGGCAGCCGCGTGA
- a CDS encoding ATP-binding protein: protein MIRLDTAFSDDRQPRSRCADAAGGEDQVRAVSLPHRPEASRQARRTTLETLAAWRVDRRTADKVLLVVSELVTNAVEHARPPLSLRLIRDPDTGQVRVEVADGGPARRQGDWAASGMPAEHGRGLRIIDEVAAAHGERRADHHAVHWADLTTAA from the coding sequence ATGATCCGATTGGACACGGCCTTCAGTGACGACCGGCAGCCCCGCTCGCGGTGCGCGGACGCGGCGGGCGGGGAGGATCAGGTGCGTGCGGTCTCGCTGCCGCACCGCCCCGAGGCGTCGAGGCAGGCGCGTCGCACCACGCTGGAGACGCTCGCCGCCTGGCGGGTCGACCGGCGCACCGCGGACAAGGTGCTGCTGGTGGTGTCGGAGCTGGTGACCAACGCGGTGGAACACGCCAGGCCACCGCTGTCGTTGCGGCTGATCCGCGACCCGGACACCGGCCAGGTGCGGGTGGAGGTCGCCGACGGCGGGCCGGCCCGCCGCCAGGGCGACTGGGCCGCCAGCGGCATGCCCGCCGAACACGGCCGCGGCCTGCGCATCATCGATGAGGTCGCCGCCGCGCACGGCGAGCGGCGGGCGGACCACCACGCGGTGCACTGGGCGGATCTGACCACCGCGGCCTGA
- a CDS encoding cysteine/serine endopeptidase inhibitor produces the protein MHALKRLGPPVGVALGAAALAVLTAGPAFAGIPFGQPMSGRATWYDDAGYSACGTPIDASTQPIVAVGPSWWTSANPNNDPLCGGVSVKVTYNGTTITVPIRDKCFSCDAGHIDLSVPAFRQLADLGVGTINVTWQFVQG, from the coding sequence ATGCACGCCCTGAAGCGATTGGGCCCCCCGGTCGGCGTCGCCCTCGGCGCCGCCGCCCTCGCCGTCCTCACCGCCGGCCCCGCCTTCGCCGGCATCCCCTTCGGCCAGCCGATGAGCGGCCGGGCGACCTGGTACGACGACGCCGGCTACAGCGCGTGCGGCACCCCGATCGACGCCTCGACGCAGCCCATAGTGGCCGTCGGCCCTTCCTGGTGGACCTCCGCCAACCCCAACAACGACCCGCTGTGCGGCGGCGTGTCGGTGAAGGTGACCTACAACGGCACCACCATCACCGTCCCGATCCGGGACAAGTGCTTCTCCTGCGACGCCGGCCACATCGACCTCAGCGTCCCGGCGTTCCGCCAGCTCGCCGACCTGGGGGTGGGCACCATCAACGTGACCTGGCAGTTCGTGCAGGGGTGA
- a CDS encoding response regulator — MNQDEPPIRVLVADDQILIRAGVAALIRATPGMDVVGEAADGDEAVRLAQAHHPDVVLMDIRMPVLDGVEATRRLLADDAPHRPHVLVLTTFDLDEYVYSALKAGADGFLLKDIPPQRLLSAVRTVAEGNTLLDPHITRRLVEAHTRPLPPPAVHSPTLAPLTARESEVLSLVAKGLTNAEIADRLMMSESTVKTHLNRTMTKLDLSSRAQAVVIAYETGLVRPSGPSTNP; from the coding sequence GTGAACCAGGACGAGCCGCCGATCCGGGTGCTCGTCGCCGACGACCAGATCCTCATCCGCGCCGGGGTGGCCGCCCTCATCCGGGCCACCCCGGGGATGGACGTGGTCGGCGAGGCCGCCGACGGCGACGAAGCGGTCCGGCTGGCCCAGGCCCACCACCCCGACGTCGTGCTCATGGACATCCGCATGCCGGTCCTCGACGGCGTCGAGGCCACCCGGCGCCTCCTCGCCGACGACGCGCCCCACCGTCCCCACGTCCTGGTGCTGACCACCTTCGACCTGGACGAATACGTCTACTCCGCGCTCAAAGCCGGCGCCGACGGCTTCCTGCTCAAGGACATCCCGCCACAACGACTGCTCTCCGCCGTCCGCACGGTCGCCGAGGGCAACACCCTCCTCGACCCGCACATCACCCGCCGCCTCGTGGAAGCCCACACCCGCCCGCTCCCCCCGCCCGCCGTCCACTCCCCCACCCTCGCCCCCCTCACCGCCCGCGAGTCGGAAGTCCTCTCCCTGGTCGCCAAGGGCCTCACCAACGCCGAGATCGCCGACCGCCTCATGATGAGCGAATCCACCGTCAAGACCCACCTCAACCGCACCATGACCAAACTCGACCTCAGCAGCCGCGCCCAAGCCGTCGTCATCGCCTACGAAACCGGCCTCGTCCGCCCCTCCGGCCCCTCCACCAACCCCTGA
- a CDS encoding helix-turn-helix domain-containing protein, with protein sequence MERAVVERESGVGRGLGGFGDVGVVGEEGADVRELGALRLSVLSFAAAPRVRGGVSGGVPAWQVAMVACGSVLVASRRGAARLEAGDLVLWEPGQSIDRAVAAVEGPAPRVLVLHLPDHLLPVSPAALRELTARPVRSERGAAACLARVLEEFGRRGREVAAAEEPWLARAAADLAAAFVAGLAGTPTVGDNGPGPAAVPDRQGALLRDVMAYIERHLSDPLLSPGTIAAAHHISVRYLHRLFQRERSTVSGYVRDRRLERCRADLADPALAAHSVSRIRTGWGFRDAAAFSRTFKRTYGMAPSEYRRLTGTGTGTGSGPGAGGRPGR encoded by the coding sequence ATGGAACGGGCGGTCGTGGAACGGGAGTCGGGCGTCGGGCGGGGGCTGGGCGGTTTCGGTGACGTGGGGGTGGTCGGGGAAGAGGGCGCGGATGTGCGGGAGTTGGGGGCGCTGCGGTTGTCGGTGCTGAGTTTCGCGGCGGCGCCCCGGGTGCGGGGTGGGGTGTCGGGTGGGGTGCCGGCGTGGCAGGTGGCCATGGTGGCGTGTGGCAGTGTGCTGGTGGCGTCGCGGCGGGGTGCGGCGCGGTTGGAGGCCGGGGACCTGGTGCTGTGGGAGCCCGGTCAGTCGATCGACCGGGCCGTAGCGGCGGTCGAGGGGCCGGCGCCGCGGGTGCTGGTGCTGCATCTGCCCGATCACCTGTTGCCGGTGTCCCCGGCGGCGTTGCGGGAGTTGACCGCGCGGCCGGTGCGGTCGGAACGCGGGGCGGCGGCCTGTCTCGCCCGGGTGCTGGAGGAGTTCGGCCGCCGGGGACGGGAGGTGGCCGCGGCCGAGGAGCCGTGGCTGGCCCGCGCGGCGGCCGACCTGGCGGCGGCGTTCGTGGCCGGCCTGGCCGGAACGCCCACTGTCGGCGACAACGGTCCGGGCCCGGCGGCGGTCCCGGACCGGCAGGGCGCGCTGTTGCGGGACGTCATGGCATACATCGAACGACACCTGTCCGACCCGTTGTTGTCACCCGGAACCATCGCCGCCGCCCACCACATCTCGGTGCGCTATCTGCACCGGCTCTTCCAGCGGGAACGGTCCACGGTGAGCGGCTATGTCCGCGACCGCCGACTGGAGCGCTGCCGTGCCGACCTCGCCGACCCGGCGCTGGCCGCGCACAGCGTGAGCCGGATCCGCACCGGCTGGGGCTTCCGCGACGCGGCGGCGTTCAGCCGGACGTTCAAGAGGACGTACGGGATGGCCCCCAGCGAGTACCGTCGGCTGACCGGGACCGGGACCGGGACCGGGTCGGGGCCGGGAGCCGGGGGACGGCCGGGCCGTTAG